Below is a window of Humulus lupulus chromosome 9, drHumLupu1.1, whole genome shotgun sequence DNA.
attaaatattttttttacttaatcttaaataattgtttaaaagcaacaaatttgatttttttttttttgaaaaaaatgagaaaaaattattttttgttacttttaaattgaaaaacaataaatttgatttttttaaaaaaaatgaaaaatataaaatgatattttttatgaaaaattatttataataataataataataataataatgtgtagcaatcatgtggtgccacgtgtcatttaagtgttcttaagttgtaagtttgagtaatttagccgcaaatatccctataaataattatttttgccaaagataagatattattatcagttagtgataattagggagacaaacagtcatgaaatactttgattatcatttcccttattttaagacaattattaatattttcttaattatttcgcttaaagatggtgagcgacagaagctggatgagtgcgaggaaacgttggtctctggagtatagaaatggtgttaaggagttctttgatatcgccaaaaatcagttgaacgatcggggtttggttcgctgtccgtgcaagaaatgtgggaatgttaagttccagcctataaatgcaatttcgatgcatttattcaacaacggcatcatacagtcctacaaagtgtggcattatcATGGAGAGGCGTtgccgtcgccaccagctgtggtacgagatcatgatagagatgtatatgtttagagacgtaaattccccattaatggaattaactgcacttactgtatatatcaacaacatcttcatgattttgattcagatgtggattttcatgaccaaatttactttagcccatctgctccctgatacgggaacaaaattaattacattctttttcaatcactggtctgcagtcattaaagATAGGATGTTgacagatagataataaagttatattttatatgttgttatattaaaaatttataagttaggttttcaaataatgttatattggaattcgagatacgtgctttttattgtgcagactgagatgaacgagcgtcgagcatcgcagagtacggcccctgtatcatctgctgcttcttgtgtcggcgataatgtcgatggttagttcccgcctgatatggatattgtcacggatgtccttggaccccgctcgcattataagaaagggtttggggggttgcctaggttgaaggcaattggcgcaaagaggacagcatcttcgtcaacttctcaaatgtccgggcaatttcCACCTGAAGTGGACATCATTTTGCAGCGAACtgaggacattatgctagaaaatcagaacctaaaaaagcataatactaaacttgagagtcgtcaacggcgtcaagatctcctgctcagtgctttgttgaagcagatTGGTGaaatggctcctggttttactgttgacttaccagaccaggattcggacgatgacgatgatgctgacgggggcggggatgataaggcgggcagtactcatttgtagaacttttttatttatttatttaaagtttaatttattagacatttattttactaaactacttttatattttcatgtttggtggagacaataaatattaatagttgtaattttttttatttatttataaaattttagttttaattttatttctaattaaataatattactaaaaaattaaataattattaatatattaaaatcgaaatttattaattaatattaatatattgaaaataaaattagtaatataatcaaaaaaattatttaaaaaatacttttaccggcgcaaaattacgtcggcaaaagtctcAACCCTCACTGCATATATACACCTTTACCGGCACAAAAACGCGCCACTAAAAGTCTCAACTTTTGCCAGCGCATTTTTGCgctgctaaaagtgttttccacaacaacGTGACAAAAATTTTTGCCGGCGCATCCTTATTTTTACCGGTGCATTTTTTTGTCGCCAAAAGATACCATTGTCGGCGCATTAcattttgcgtcggcaaaagtgaaATTAGCGACGGGGGTACGTCACGgacctttgccggcgcaaatttgcgtcggcaaaaactaTATGGCTTTTGCCGGCAAAAGTGAAGTTTTTTGTAGTGTGTTTCTTGTAATTTATAAAGTTATTTTATATGACACATTAATTTTCATGACACCTACGTatataaaactatatatatatcatgagcttcactttaagccctaccggtagggctcttagtattctcgacccgtgaaccGTTTTCgatgcgatttttttatgactgtgtatattgtagctatttagagcattttgcaaatttttagaaatttctgaatagtttacaatatcgaaaactaagctcaaacatgttgttgcacgtgtgactaatttttttggATATCACAAAAATATTAATTCTTCTTTATATTTGGTCGATGAGTTTGGTCTCATTACTTGTAtgtgttttataaaattgttcaaatagatcataagctaaattttaataaatgataaattgaatataacaatacagttgttaggaaaaataattttgtttttgtCTTAAATTGTTAGTTTtggtaattatttataattttagctaagaatttttttaccaaaattgagtttatggttctatttgaaccattttataaaatacaGAGTGTAAAAAGTTAATTTTGAAGACAAAACAAAGtgtccaatatatatatatatatatatgcttatgtatctatatatatttggatttttatttttattgatttttatttgGAATTTTAGTGCGAAATTCTTTTAGGAAATGGTGATTCCATATGTAATATTTCATTATTGTAATGTATATACCTTGTTTTGTTTGATCTATCTTTTcctatattattataaattatagagttatatgtttatataaataTAGGAAAATTTATGAGTATTATTTTTATCCCTATCGGTAGAGTATTTTGTTTTAATACATGAAGAAATTGTAACCCAAATTAACTACGCGCATCCCactaatttttaagaaatttaaaataatttttagtaTCGAAATTATGGTTCAAATAGTAAATTAcacacatatttattttttatacgcGTATAAAATAAGTTATTTAAACTCTGATTTCGATACTCTAATTATTCTAATGTTTCTGAAAATTGGTAGGATATTTGCTATAATTATCATATACACCCATCAATAAAAAGAAATTAGGTTACAAGGAGAATAATATTTCTACTATAAAAACtctgaataaataaatatatatagtaaCCATATTGCATGTGATATATTGGGCCTACTTTGTAGATAATTTACATGGTTTTCTGTTATTGATTATTATTAATTGACTAATAATAATTTTAGGTAGCATCGGATTCCATTTCCTCTTGTGAATATTATCTAATTATTTCTTTCATATTAATTAGAAACTGtaacaatgtttttttttcttccattacGATAAGAATCTAAGCATAATTTGCAGGTACGTATTAGAAAgggatttattaatttttttttctaatctaATTAAAGTACTATACTTGTAATAATATTCGTATTAATTCATTATTAAGAGCTATATGCAATTAAGTATAATATATTAATAGTTGAACTGACCACTATTCAAATTCAtataaaaatatcattataagATGTAAATACATTTCAGAATTAATTTCTTTTCTGGGATGTTTTTAACTGTTGTAATTAGGTTAATTAATTTTGATCAAATTGTAAAAAGTAATTAATTTCATAGTTCCGTACAAATTAAACATAATACAGGCATTCGATCTGTGACCTGTCTTGGTCTCTACTATATATTATCTGATCATTTGATTAAATtactatatataattaaatacatatatatatatatatttaaaaccaATTAATCTAGCTACTAATTATCAAATAATGAGTTATATTTGTCAATGGTATTAATTTCTCTCACTCTATATTTTCAGGCCACGTCAGATACCCATTGCTAGATCATGAAGCAAAGAAATATCATTCAGAGCTATAGGGAATTGTTACAGATATACTTACCTTAATTAATTTCTCTTTTCATCTCCTATTAATAATAATCCTAATATAATTATTAACAATTAACCTAATTGAGAGATATATAATTACCACATGTCTCTTTctcatatacaatatatataaacatatcatgGCTTGAAAATTATATTGTAATTTCTAGAGATTGAGtaaattcatttatatatatatatataggataattGTTTtacaggggcttcactttaagtttactggtggggctctcagtgtttctcgactcatgaacagttttcggtgcgattttttttatcaccgtgtatattgtagctatttagagcatcctgcaaattttcagaaatttccgaatagtttacagtaccgaaaattaggttcaaacatgttgttttccacgcgcataaaaaaaattagttacgcgtgcaacaacacgtttgaacttagttttcggtactgtaaactattcggaattttctgaaaatttacagatactctaaatagctacaatatatacacggtcataaaaaaaaacgcgccgaaaactgttcacggattgagaatactgagagccctaccggtagggcttaaagtgaagccctataaTAAAATTCTCCTATATATATAAGTTAGTACTATACCATATATATACAAGTGGATATATATATCTATCTGATTATTTAGTAAATGAAAAAACTtgtattaaaagaaaattaagtTGGTTATTAATTAATTGGTAGCTAGTTAATAATGGTGCTTAAttaatatatgttatatatattctGCTAAGTATACAGTACATAAAGGTTCCCTTTTTATAGCTAATCATAATAAGTTGCTTAAAAAGTAGATTAATTAACAACCGCTTTCCCTTTcagataattgattaattatatatatatatatatatctttcaaACATTTGAAGATGTTGATAACAACCCTTCTATCTCAATTTTAAGTTAATGACAAAAGTGGCACTATAGCTAGTCGTTGAATTAATACGATGTATTTGAAAGCTACACTGCCGTGAaacaatttataaaaatatttatatattaatatagaGTGATTCTTTGATACACCTTTCATGTTTTCGGTACTTGGATGATTTTCGGGACAATTGTTTTTTATGTCTGTGTACAATATTGTAATTGTTTAGAGCATcatttaaatttttagaaaattctgaataatttacaaagccaaaaatataattcaaacatgttattttctacTCGCAAAGAAAAAACAGCACCCACGCATGTAACAAAACTATCCGAACCCTatttttggcactgtaaattattcgtaATTTGCAAGATATTCTAAATAAATATCACGTACACaatcatgattatttttttttgccaaaaattaaaaataaaagagggTGTACCGATACACCGAAAAATAGAGTGTGGATTGTAGAATTTTCTATTAATATATTGTTTGGGTTTAAATCAATATAATTCCAATAAACCCAAAATAGGGAATTATGGAAAGCAAGAGAAAAAGGAGTTAATTAATCAAAAGATAAGGCAGTAGTACTAGTTGTTAGGTTTTCTAATTACTATTGAAATGAGTGAAAAAGAAAGTTCAACttcttttttgttaaaaaaaaaacaaattcccATCTCCACATAGAtaatgcaatatatatatatattcttgacATACAAGAATATAGTATATTTATATAGataatatatactttttttttattaaagtacTAATTCGTGGATAATACGCTATCTCTTTTAACATCTTTCAAAAACCTTTTATACATATTATAACGTACTCTACATTTCAtaaaaaagtgaaagaaaaaaaattgatttattatgataacattatttttgtgaacatttggatgcatgtgattgttttgttttgttttctttgatTATGATCTTAATCCAACGGTTCATATTGCTCCTTATAGTATTGGTAGCTTCCTAGCTAGGTTGATTGATTTTGAAAGTCATGTTAATTGGTCTTTAGTCAAAGTTCAATGCCCTCAAAATTTGGTAAATTTGGACTATGTATGAAACACTCTCACAAATCCCAATCGGTTTCTAATAATCACCCCAAAAATTTCCACAAAATTTCAGGTCAAAaagatctatttatatatatatatatatatataaattagtatTAATTTGGTTTTGGATGGTGAAAGTACTATGAACATTCATATGTATAAATCCCTCATCAATATCCTATTCTgcaatcaaaaaaaaaaaaaaactaattaattattaagtCTCTTTGTGAAAAATTGACCAACTGTCATGAGTAAATTTTCGTGGAAAATTTGCATTTATATTCTTgtttgataataataataataataataataataataataaagatccttgatctattttttaaaattagttTGTATTTTAATTTAGATTTTGCAAAATATTTCTAGTAaaaaatttagacaggtagtTGAAAAATTGAAACAATTAGTCGAAAATTATTTTAGACAACTAATCGAAAAATTTAGATAACAAATCAAATTTTAGacaaaaattattttacaaataattatcaaatataagtTAGAAtacaaaattacataaaaaaaaattgccaaTTTTTACCAATATctctaataatataataataaaaaattcttTTATTAAAGTGTTGAATTAGTCGCTTAAGTTATTATGATTAAGAAAAGTAAGATctcataattaataattaataatgatGAAGATTAATTCCAATTTGTTTATGTACACCAATATTATCCATACATACAATGATCATACATACAAacccaacttttttttttgttctgttTGAAACTAATAAAGATTATAATTAGCATcaccccccccaaaaaaaaaaagactaaaatTATCAAGCACACGTCTGACTACCTGAACCGCTCCTCCGCCGCTTGGCAACCGGAAAAACATGGCGGAAACCGCCCTGGGAGGCGGCGACATGCCACTGGTCTACCATTCCATCCAAGTCAAACTGGCGAACTACCTCAGaagcattattattattattattatcatagaGACAATAATCCTCCGGCAAGGCGGCTGCCAGATCAGCACGGCACGGCGGCTTGGCCTTCCGGCGGCCGGCCCCAACGGGCACGTTTCTGAGGGCGCCGCCGGCCGTCCAGTACCTCTGGCAGCCCTTGCAAAAGTGTCTAGGCTGGTTAACGTTGTAGTTGTTGAAGTAACAAAACTTGGTCTCCATGCTCTTGCATCTCGGACATGGTATGATCTTTTCTGGCCTCTTCATCTCAACCGTTGGATCAGGATCATGATCATCAAGATTATGATCGGTTTTGATCTTGTTTGGTTCCTCTTTTATTACTTGTTGTTGTTGTCTACTATTTTGTAAAGTGATTGTTGCCCCAAACAGCTTGATTCCAGCCTCAGCCATGAATGAACTCTcaatcaatacatatatatatatgtataagcaCACAAAGAAAGAAATGAAGAGACTTTGTTTCTCTACTCTAgggtttcatatatatatatgtataaatatagaGATATAGAGATATGTATGTATaaaggtgtttttttttttaataaaagaggGATTGAGAGAATGAGAAAAATCCATGTGACAACTGAGGAGGAAGAGCCAGTTAGGTGGCGTGGAAAAGCTGAGGGTGAGCTTTTTGTACACATCATTACTCCACGTCATCATCATGtagtattaataaaaaataaaaaataaaaaaaaatagatagaaTAAGTCTAGAAAGTGGGTCCCAATCCAGGTAGGTAGCTTTGCAAAGTGACAAAGATGATGTGAGTATAAATAAAGTGATGATAAAGCTAATTGTGTCTAAAAATTTAAGCTCAttgtgtacatatatatatatatatatatatatatataaccctaaaagtttataaaaaaataaaaagaagataaAGCTAA
It encodes the following:
- the LOC133801667 gene encoding dof zinc finger protein DOF1.5 codes for the protein MAEAGIKLFGATITLQNSRQQQQVIKEEPNKIKTDHNLDDHDPDPTVEMKRPEKIIPCPRCKSMETKFCYFNNYNVNQPRHFCKGCQRYWTAGGALRNVPVGAGRRKAKPPCRADLAAALPEDYCLYDNNNNNNASEVVRQFDLDGMVDQWHVAASQGGFRHVFPVAKRRRSGSGSQTCA